A genome region from Saccharicrinis carchari includes the following:
- the rpsG gene encoding 30S ribosomal protein S7, with amino-acid sequence MRKGKPKKRILLPDPKFNDTLVTQFINNLMSDGKKSTAYGIFYDALDRMADKAEKEGKTALEMWKKGLENITPAVEVKSRRVGGATFQVPMEIRPSRKVSVAMKNLILYARKRSGKSMAEKLSAEIVASYNNEGGAFKKKEDMHRMADANRAFAHFRF; translated from the coding sequence ATGAGAAAAGGTAAACCAAAGAAGCGAATATTGCTTCCCGATCCAAAGTTTAACGATACTTTGGTAACACAATTCATCAACAACCTGATGAGCGACGGTAAAAAATCAACTGCCTACGGTATTTTTTACGATGCGCTGGACCGCATGGCCGACAAAGCCGAAAAAGAGGGTAAAACTGCTTTAGAGATGTGGAAAAAAGGTTTAGAGAACATCACTCCTGCCGTTGAGGTAAAAAGTCGCAGAGTGGGTGGAGCTACTTTCCAGGTTCCTATGGAAATCCGCCCATCACGTAAAGTATCTGTGGCTATGAAGAACCTGATTCTTTATGCACGTAAAAGAAGCGGTAAATCAATGGCAGAAAAACTATCCGCAGAAATTGTTGCGTCTTATAACAACGAAGGGGGTGCCTTCAAGAAAAAAGAAGACATGCATAGGATGGCAGACGCTAACCGGGCATTTGCTCACTTTAGATTCTAA
- the rplV gene encoding 50S ribosomal protein L22, producing the protein MGARKRLRADKTKEAKKQVSFASLSNVPTSPRKMRLVADMIRGKEVNLALDLLKYSSKEASRRVEKLLLSAIANWKEKNEGVRMEDANLVVKSINVDSARILKRLRPAPQGRAHRIKKRSNHVTIYIDSKVNNQEELKVS; encoded by the coding sequence ATGGGTGCTAGAAAAAGACTCAGAGCAGATAAAACGAAGGAAGCAAAAAAGCAAGTGAGCTTTGCTTCACTAAGCAATGTGCCTACTTCTCCACGAAAAATGCGCCTGGTTGCAGATATGATCAGAGGTAAAGAGGTCAACTTGGCCCTCGACCTGTTGAAGTACTCTTCGAAAGAAGCTTCGCGCAGGGTTGAGAAACTACTTCTGTCGGCTATCGCAAACTGGAAGGAGAAGAATGAAGGGGTACGCATGGAAGATGCCAACCTTGTGGTAAAGTCAATTAACGTTGATTCGGCAAGAATTTTGAAAAGATTAAGGCCCGCCCCGCAAGGACGCGCACATCGTATCAAAAAGCGTTCAAACCATGTAACCATTTATATCGACAGCAAGGTGAATAATCAAGAAGAATTAAAAGTTAGCTAG
- the rplP gene encoding 50S ribosomal protein L16, producing MLQPKKVKYRRMQKGRMKGDAQRGAQLAFGSFGIKSLQAKWLTGRQIEAARIAVTRYMQRQGQIWIRVFPDKPITKKPAEVRMGKGKGSPEGFVAPVTPGRIIIECEGVPYETAKEALRLAAQKLPVTTKFVVRRDYVESKSV from the coding sequence ATGTTACAACCAAAGAAAGTAAAATACAGAAGGATGCAGAAAGGCCGTATGAAGGGCGATGCACAACGTGGTGCTCAGCTCGCATTCGGATCTTTCGGAATTAAATCCTTACAAGCAAAATGGCTTACCGGACGCCAAATTGAGGCCGCCCGTATTGCAGTAACACGTTACATGCAGCGCCAAGGACAAATCTGGATCAGGGTATTCCCCGATAAACCCATTACTAAAAAACCTGCAGAAGTGCGTATGGGTAAAGGAAAAGGTAGCCCCGAGGGATTTGTAGCCCCTGTTACTCCTGGTAGAATTATTATCGAATGTGAAGGAGTACCCTACGAAACAGCAAAAGAAGCATTGCGTCTCGCAGCTCAAAAATTGCCTGTTACCACAAAATTCGTTGTAAGACGAGACTATGTTGAATCTAAAAGCGTTTAA
- the rplN gene encoding 50S ribosomal protein L14 has protein sequence MIQQESRLAVADNSGAREVLCIRVLGGTKRRYASIGDRIVVTVKSASPSTDMKKGTVTKAVIVRTKKEIRRADGSYIRFDENACVLLNQAGEIRGTRIFGPVARELRDGYMKIVSLAPEVL, from the coding sequence ATGATACAACAAGAATCCAGATTGGCCGTAGCCGATAATAGCGGAGCCCGCGAAGTGCTTTGCATTAGGGTATTGGGCGGTACCAAAAGAAGATACGCCTCCATAGGGGATCGTATAGTTGTAACGGTTAAAAGTGCCTCTCCTTCAACAGATATGAAGAAAGGTACAGTTACAAAAGCAGTAATCGTTCGTACTAAAAAGGAGATCAGAAGAGCCGACGGATCCTATATCCGTTTCGACGAAAACGCGTGTGTGCTGTTAAACCAGGCGGGTGAAATACGTGGAACACGTATTTTTGGCCCTGTAGCCAGGGAGCTGCGCGACGGATACATGAAAATTGTTTCACTGGCTCCGGAGGTGCTATAA
- the rpmC gene encoding 50S ribosomal protein L29, with protein MKTSEINEMTVNEIIEKIDTERAELIRLKLNHSISPLENPLKIRDLRKNVARLQTILHQKQLTEK; from the coding sequence ATGAAGACTTCGGAAATTAATGAAATGACCGTCAACGAAATCATCGAAAAGATTGACACCGAACGTGCAGAACTTATCCGTTTAAAGCTCAATCATAGTATATCTCCATTGGAAAACCCATTGAAGATTCGAGATTTACGTAAAAATGTTGCACGACTGCAAACTATTTTGCATCAAAAGCAATTAACCGAAAAATAG
- the rpsS gene encoding 30S ribosomal protein S19: protein MSRSLKKGPFIDYKLDKKVLALNESGKKSVIKTWARASMISPDFVGHTIAVHNGNKFIPVYVTENMVGHKLGEFSPTRTYRGHGGNKKR from the coding sequence ATGAGCAGATCATTAAAAAAAGGCCCATTTATCGATTATAAACTTGATAAAAAAGTTCTCGCTTTGAACGAATCAGGTAAAAAATCAGTGATTAAAACTTGGGCAAGAGCATCGATGATATCTCCTGATTTTGTAGGACATACCATCGCAGTGCACAACGGAAATAAGTTTATTCCCGTTTATGTTACCGAAAATATGGTAGGCCACAAATTAGGTGAGTTTTCGCCCACACGTACCTACAGAGGTCACGGTGGAAACAAAAAAAGGTAA
- the rplE gene encoding 50S ribosomal protein L5, whose protein sequence is MGYTPSLKAMYKEQVVPTLMKEFDYKTVMQVPKLEKIVINQGIGQAVADKKMVDISVKELTTITGQKAVPCLSKLDISNFKLRKKMPVGVRVTLRKNKMYEFLERLIRISLPAIRDFKGINSKLDGRGNYTLGIEEQIIFPEINIDEVSKIMGMNITFVTSGNTDEEAFALLKAFGLPFKNTKKS, encoded by the coding sequence ATGGGCTATACACCTAGTTTAAAAGCAATGTACAAGGAACAGGTGGTTCCTACATTGATGAAGGAATTTGATTACAAAACCGTGATGCAAGTTCCAAAATTGGAGAAAATTGTTATTAACCAGGGTATTGGACAGGCGGTAGCCGACAAAAAAATGGTTGATATTTCAGTGAAGGAATTGACAACTATCACAGGCCAAAAAGCAGTGCCTTGTCTCTCTAAGTTGGATATCTCTAACTTTAAGTTACGTAAAAAAATGCCGGTTGGCGTGCGCGTAACCTTACGTAAAAACAAGATGTATGAGTTCCTGGAAAGATTGATCCGTATCTCGCTTCCTGCAATACGTGACTTTAAAGGAATTAACAGCAAGCTTGATGGTCGAGGTAACTATACTTTAGGTATTGAGGAACAGATTATTTTTCCCGAAATAAATATTGACGAAGTTAGCAAGATTATGGGTATGAATATTACCTTTGTGACCTCTGGAAATACCGATGAGGAAGCTTTCGCCTTGTTGAAAGCGTTTGGTTTACCATTTAAAAATACAAAAAAGAGTTAA
- the rpsJ gene encoding 30S ribosomal protein S10 — protein MSQKIRIKLKSYDHNLVDKSAEKIVKTVKTTGAVVSGPIPLPTHKRVFTVLRSTFVNKKSREQFELASYKRLIDIYSSTAKTIDALMKLELPSGVEVEIKV, from the coding sequence ATGAGTCAGAAAATTAGAATAAAACTGAAATCTTACGATCACAACCTGGTTGACAAGTCTGCCGAAAAAATCGTAAAAACAGTAAAAACAACCGGGGCCGTAGTGAGCGGTCCTATTCCGCTTCCTACTCACAAAAGAGTATTTACGGTGTTGCGTTCAACATTCGTAAACAAGAAGTCGAGAGAGCAGTTTGAATTGGCATCGTACAAGCGATTAATCGATATCTATAGCTCCACAGCTAAAACAATCGATGCTTTAATGAAGTTAGAGCTGCCCAGCGGGGTTGAAGTTGAAATAAAAGTGTGA
- the rpsQ gene encoding 30S ribosomal protein S17: MEKRNLRKERIGIVASNKMDKSIVVASIVRLKHPIYGKFVKKTKKFNAHDEKNECNEGDTVKIMETRPLSKTKRWRLVEIIERAK, translated from the coding sequence ATGGAAAAGAGAAACTTAAGAAAAGAACGTATCGGTATCGTTGCCAGCAACAAAATGGATAAGTCTATTGTAGTTGCTTCAATTGTACGCCTTAAGCACCCTATTTACGGTAAATTCGTAAAGAAGACAAAAAAGTTTAATGCGCACGACGAAAAAAACGAATGTAACGAAGGCGATACAGTCAAAATTATGGAAACTCGCCCCTTGAGTAAAACCAAAAGGTGGCGGTTAGTAGAAATTATCGAAAGAGCTAAGTAA
- the rpsL gene encoding 30S ribosomal protein S12, whose product MPTIQQLVRKGRTQLVEKSKSRALDSCPQRRGVCVRVYTTTPKKPNSAMRKVARVRLTNGKEVNAYIPGEGHNLQEHSIVLVRGGRVKDLPGVRYHLVRGALDASGVEGRTQRRSKYGTKRPKAAKK is encoded by the coding sequence ATGCCAACAATTCAACAGTTAGTTCGTAAAGGACGCACCCAATTGGTTGAAAAAAGTAAGTCTAGAGCACTAGACTCTTGTCCTCAGCGGAGAGGTGTTTGTGTGAGGGTGTACACTACCACACCAAAAAAGCCGAATTCGGCAATGCGTAAGGTAGCCAGGGTTCGATTGACGAACGGAAAAGAAGTGAATGCTTACATTCCGGGCGAAGGCCACAATTTACAGGAGCACTCTATCGTATTGGTACGTGGAGGTAGGGTAAAGGATCTTCCCGGTGTACGTTATCACTTAGTGCGTGGAGCATTAGATGCTTCAGGTGTAGAAGGTCGTACACAGCGCCGTTCTAAGTATGGAACCAAGCGTCCGAAAGCAGCTAAGAAGTAA
- the rplW gene encoding 50S ribosomal protein L23, with the protein MQILIKPIVTEKLNEQGEKLNSFGFVVNKNANKLQIKQAIEEMYDVTVDRVNTMVYAGKVKSRHTKSGVQVGKTAAYKKAIVTLVPGDKIDFYSNI; encoded by the coding sequence ATGCAAATATTAATTAAGCCAATAGTTACTGAAAAACTCAACGAGCAAGGCGAAAAGCTAAACAGCTTTGGATTTGTGGTAAATAAAAATGCTAATAAACTACAGATTAAGCAGGCGATTGAGGAGATGTACGATGTAACTGTTGATAGAGTAAACACCATGGTATATGCGGGTAAAGTAAAAAGCCGCCATACCAAAAGCGGTGTGCAGGTAGGTAAAACTGCAGCTTACAAAAAAGCTATCGTTACCTTAGTACCAGGAGATAAAATTGATTTTTATAGCAATATTTAA
- a CDS encoding response regulator transcription factor, which translates to MKILIIEDEKDLRDTLVASLAKEKYLLETASDLDSAFEKIAIYDYDCILLDITLPDGSGLDILSKLKTLGKSDNVIILSAKNSLDDKVKGLALGADDYITKPFHVAELNARIKAVFRRKNLDGKNTVEMGNVRLNLEERSLTIDNDAVHLNRKEFDILNYFLLNKNRMISKTALAERVWGDHIDQADNFDFIYYQIKNLRKKLQQAEATVDIKSIYGVGYKLSEK; encoded by the coding sequence ATGAAAATTTTAATTATTGAAGACGAAAAAGATTTACGCGATACGCTTGTAGCCTCACTGGCTAAAGAAAAGTATCTGTTGGAAACCGCATCTGACCTTGACTCGGCTTTTGAAAAAATAGCTATTTACGATTACGATTGCATCCTGCTGGATATTACGTTGCCTGACGGTAGCGGATTGGACATTTTAAGCAAGCTGAAAACATTGGGCAAAAGCGATAACGTAATTATATTATCTGCTAAAAACTCATTAGACGACAAAGTGAAGGGTTTGGCATTGGGAGCAGATGACTACATAACAAAACCTTTTCATGTAGCAGAATTAAACGCCCGAATAAAAGCTGTTTTCCGCCGTAAAAATCTTGATGGCAAAAATACAGTTGAAATGGGCAATGTCAGACTGAATTTGGAAGAAAGATCCCTTACCATTGATAACGATGCAGTTCACCTTAACCGCAAGGAGTTTGATATTTTAAACTACTTTTTGCTCAATAAAAACCGCATGATAAGTAAAACAGCACTAGCCGAACGGGTATGGGGCGACCATATAGACCAGGCCGATAATTTTGATTTTATCTATTATCAGATAAAAAACCTGCGTAAAAAACTGCAACAAGCAGAGGCTACTGTGGATATAAAGTCCATCTACGGTGTCGGTTATAAGTTATCAGAAAAATAA
- the rplX gene encoding 50S ribosomal protein L24, whose product MGKLHIKKGDNVIVNAGVDKGREGKVLEVLISKNRAVVEGINMISKHTKPNADNPQGGIVKQEAPIHISNLNLKDPSTGKATRIGRRKNDEGKLVRFAKKSGEEIK is encoded by the coding sequence ATGGGAAAGTTACATATAAAAAAAGGCGACAACGTTATCGTTAACGCCGGAGTTGATAAAGGACGTGAAGGCAAGGTGCTGGAAGTTCTTATTAGTAAAAATAGAGCTGTTGTGGAAGGTATTAATATGATATCCAAACATACAAAGCCTAATGCTGATAACCCGCAAGGAGGAATTGTAAAGCAAGAGGCACCTATCCACATCTCCAATCTTAACCTTAAGGACCCTTCAACCGGCAAAGCAACACGCATAGGCCGTCGCAAAAACGATGAAGGTAAATTGGTTAGGTTCGCTAAAAAATCAGGGGAGGAAATCAAGTAA
- the rplC gene encoding 50S ribosomal protein L3 — translation MPGLIGKKIGMTSVFSAEGKNIPCTVIEAGPCLVTQVKTVETDGYEAVQLAFDEKKEKSTSKPELGHFKKAGVTPKRSVVEFKGFEQEFNLGDEVKVDIFEEDIFVDVTGISKGKGFQGVVKRHGFGGVGGQTHGQHNRLRAPGSIGNASYPGRVFKGMKMAGRMGGERVMVESLRVLKVIPESNLLIVKGSVPGAKGSYLIVEM, via the coding sequence ATGCCAGGATTAATTGGAAAAAAAATCGGAATGACTTCCGTTTTCAGTGCCGAGGGGAAAAACATCCCATGCACTGTTATCGAAGCTGGCCCATGCTTGGTTACGCAGGTTAAAACTGTAGAAACCGACGGGTATGAGGCTGTACAGCTGGCGTTCGACGAAAAGAAGGAAAAGAGCACTTCGAAACCGGAGTTAGGCCACTTTAAAAAAGCGGGCGTAACACCAAAGCGTAGTGTTGTTGAGTTCAAAGGATTCGAACAAGAATTTAATTTAGGAGACGAGGTTAAAGTAGACATCTTTGAAGAAGATATTTTTGTCGACGTAACCGGTATTTCTAAAGGAAAAGGTTTTCAAGGGGTAGTTAAACGACACGGATTTGGTGGTGTTGGAGGACAAACCCACGGACAGCACAACCGACTCAGAGCGCCAGGTTCTATCGGTAACGCTTCCTATCCCGGACGTGTGTTCAAAGGCATGAAAATGGCCGGAAGAATGGGTGGTGAAAGGGTGATGGTAGAAAGCCTTAGAGTGTTGAAAGTGATTCCTGAAAGCAACCTTTTGATTGTAAAAGGATCAGTGCCAGGAGCAAAGGGTTCATATTTAATAGTTGAAATGTAA
- the rpsC gene encoding 30S ribosomal protein S3, translated as MGQKVNPISNRLGIIRGWDSNWFGGRNYGDKLLEDTKIRKYLNVRLAKASISRIIIERTLKLITITVHTARPGIIIGKGGQEVDKLKEELKKITDKEVQINIFEVKRPELDAIIVANNIARQLEGRVAFRRAIKMAIASTMRMGAEGVKIQVSGRLNGAEMARSEMYKEGRTPLHTFRADIDYAQAEALTKTGLLGIKVWICKGEIYGKPDLSPNFATKDSGGRKGGGFKKRRK; from the coding sequence ATGGGACAAAAAGTAAATCCAATAAGTAACCGATTAGGCATCATCAGAGGATGGGACTCTAACTGGTTTGGCGGAAGAAACTATGGCGACAAGTTATTAGAAGATACTAAAATCCGTAAATATCTTAATGTGCGTCTGGCCAAAGCTAGTATCTCCAGGATTATCATCGAACGTACACTGAAATTGATTACCATTACGGTGCATACAGCTCGTCCCGGTATCATTATCGGTAAAGGTGGACAGGAGGTTGACAAGCTAAAAGAAGAATTGAAAAAAATCACCGACAAGGAGGTTCAAATCAATATTTTTGAGGTTAAACGACCCGAGCTGGATGCCATTATAGTGGCAAACAACATAGCCCGACAGTTAGAAGGCCGTGTAGCTTTTAGACGTGCGATAAAAATGGCGATCGCCTCAACCATGCGGATGGGTGCCGAGGGTGTTAAAATCCAGGTTTCAGGCCGTTTAAATGGAGCCGAAATGGCCCGATCGGAAATGTATAAAGAAGGAAGAACGCCTCTTCACACTTTCCGTGCAGATATCGATTACGCTCAGGCAGAAGCACTTACCAAAACAGGTTTGCTGGGTATTAAAGTTTGGATATGTAAAGGAGAGATCTACGGTAAACCCGATCTTTCGCCAAACTTCGCTACCAAAGACAGTGGAGGCCGTAAAGGTGGTGGTTTCAAGAAGAGAAGAAAGTAA
- the fusA gene encoding elongation factor G gives MANKDLKYTRNIGIMAHIDAGKTTTTERILFYTGITHKLGETHDGSATMDWMEQEQERGITITSAAVTANWNYNDKTYKINVIDTPGHVDFTVEVERSLRVLDGAIAVFCAVGGVEPQSETVWRQADKYGVPRIGFVNKMDRSGANFYEVVRQIKEMLGANAIPIEIPIGSEENFEGVVDLIQNKAIVWFEDAQLGSRFETREIPESLKEEAKEWRDKLVEAVAETNEELMERYFEDPDSITEDEMMEAIRTATIDRTITPMLCGSAFKNKGVQSLLDAAVTFLPSPLDIPPVKGTNPETDEEESRENSVNAPLSALAFKIATDPFVGRLAFIRVYSGKIDAGSYVKNPRTGKKERISRLYQMKSNKQIPQESIGAGDIGAGVGFKDIRTGDTLCDEKHPITLESINFPEPVIGVAVEPKSQADMDKMGVALGKLSEEDPTFRVQTDEDSGQTVISGMGELHLEVLVERLRREFKVECNQGRPQVTYKEAITQTVEHREVFKKQSGGRGKFADIHVTIGPTEDGKEGLEFINSVKGGNIPKEFIPSVEKGIKDAMVNGVLAGFVVDSLKVNLTDGSFHAVDSDQLSFEIAGRQAFKAACAKAKPILLEPIMKVEVVTPEEYMGDIIGDFNKRRGQVEGMESKAGARVVKAKVPLAEMFGYVTALRTISSGRATSSMVFSHFAEVSKAIATEVVKEAEGKVELL, from the coding sequence ATGGCAAATAAAGATCTAAAATATACCAGGAATATCGGAATCATGGCGCACATCGATGCCGGTAAAACCACTACCACAGAACGTATTCTGTTTTATACTGGTATTACGCATAAACTTGGCGAAACGCACGACGGTTCAGCAACTATGGACTGGATGGAGCAAGAGCAGGAAAGGGGTATTACCATTACCTCGGCGGCAGTTACAGCAAACTGGAATTATAACGACAAGACCTATAAAATTAATGTTATCGATACCCCCGGTCACGTTGACTTTACCGTGGAGGTAGAGCGCTCATTAAGGGTGTTGGATGGTGCTATTGCCGTATTCTGTGCAGTGGGTGGTGTTGAACCACAATCGGAAACAGTATGGAGACAGGCAGATAAATATGGTGTGCCTCGCATTGGTTTTGTAAATAAAATGGACCGTTCCGGTGCTAATTTTTACGAGGTAGTTCGCCAAATAAAAGAAATGCTGGGTGCAAATGCAATTCCTATCGAAATCCCAATAGGTTCCGAAGAAAACTTTGAAGGGGTGGTTGACCTTATTCAAAATAAAGCCATTGTTTGGTTTGAGGATGCTCAATTGGGATCTCGTTTCGAGACCAGGGAAATTCCAGAATCCTTGAAAGAAGAGGCCAAAGAATGGAGAGACAAGTTAGTGGAAGCAGTAGCCGAAACCAACGAGGAATTGATGGAACGCTACTTCGAGGACCCAGACTCCATTACGGAAGATGAAATGATGGAGGCGATCCGTACAGCTACTATCGACAGAACCATTACGCCTATGCTTTGTGGTTCGGCTTTTAAAAATAAAGGTGTTCAAAGTTTATTGGATGCAGCGGTAACATTTTTACCGTCTCCCTTGGATATACCACCGGTTAAAGGTACCAACCCCGAAACCGATGAAGAAGAGTCACGCGAAAATAGTGTTAACGCACCATTATCGGCCTTGGCCTTTAAAATTGCTACCGATCCTTTCGTAGGTCGATTGGCATTTATTCGCGTATATTCCGGAAAAATTGACGCCGGGTCGTATGTTAAAAATCCGCGTACAGGTAAAAAGGAGCGCATATCACGTCTATACCAAATGAAATCCAACAAGCAGATTCCACAGGAGTCTATCGGAGCTGGTGATATTGGTGCCGGCGTGGGATTTAAAGATATACGTACAGGTGATACCCTTTGCGACGAGAAACATCCTATTACACTGGAGTCTATTAACTTCCCCGAACCGGTGATTGGTGTGGCAGTAGAGCCAAAGTCGCAAGCCGATATGGATAAAATGGGTGTAGCTTTAGGTAAATTGTCCGAAGAGGATCCAACCTTCCGCGTACAAACCGATGAGGATAGCGGGCAAACCGTTATTAGTGGTATGGGCGAACTTCACCTGGAAGTGCTCGTTGAGCGTTTACGTCGGGAATTTAAAGTGGAATGCAACCAAGGGCGTCCGCAGGTTACTTATAAAGAAGCCATCACGCAAACCGTGGAGCATCGCGAGGTGTTTAAAAAGCAATCCGGAGGTCGTGGTAAATTTGCCGACATACATGTAACCATAGGGCCTACCGAAGATGGTAAGGAAGGATTGGAATTCATCAACTCGGTTAAGGGTGGTAATATTCCAAAAGAATTTATCCCATCTGTCGAAAAAGGTATTAAGGATGCGATGGTAAACGGTGTACTGGCCGGCTTTGTAGTAGACAGCCTCAAGGTAAACCTTACCGATGGATCATTCCATGCAGTGGACTCTGACCAATTATCATTTGAGATAGCCGGTCGCCAAGCGTTTAAAGCGGCTTGTGCTAAGGCCAAGCCTATACTGTTAGAGCCTATTATGAAAGTGGAGGTAGTTACGCCCGAAGAGTATATGGGTGATATTATCGGTGACTTTAACAAGCGTCGAGGACAAGTAGAAGGAATGGAATCTAAAGCTGGTGCCCGTGTGGTGAAAGCTAAAGTGCCTCTTGCCGAAATGTTCGGATATGTGACCGCTTTACGTACTATTTCATCTGGACGTGCAACATCGTCTATGGTATTTTCGCACTTTGCCGAAGTATCAAAGGCTATTGCCACTGAAGTAGTGAAGGAAGCAGAAGGAAAAGTAGAATTATTATAA
- the rplB gene encoding 50S ribosomal protein L2, with product MAVRKLKPTTPGQRHKVIGAFDTITSNTPEKSLLEPIKKSGGRNNTGKMTMRYLGGGHKRRYRVIDFKRNKDGVAATVESIQYDPNRSARIALLVYADGEKRYILAPNGLEVGQKVESGQGVSIDLGNTLPLKEIPLGTIIHNIELRPGQGGIMARSAGTFAQLAAREGKYAVLRLPSGESRMVLTTCRATIGAVGNSDHALERSGKAGRSRWLGRRPRVRGVAMNPVDHPMGGGEGRASGGHPRSRNGVLAKGYKTRHKKKASSMYIIEKRKK from the coding sequence ATGGCAGTAAGAAAGCTAAAGCCCACAACACCGGGGCAGAGACACAAAGTTATTGGTGCGTTTGATACGATTACCTCAAATACACCAGAGAAGTCCTTACTGGAGCCCATCAAAAAGTCCGGCGGTAGAAATAACACCGGAAAAATGACCATGCGTTATTTGGGGGGTGGACATAAGAGACGTTACAGGGTAATCGATTTCAAAAGAAATAAGGACGGTGTTGCAGCTACAGTAGAGTCTATACAATACGACCCTAACCGTAGTGCACGTATCGCATTGTTGGTTTATGCCGACGGCGAAAAAAGATACATTCTCGCTCCTAATGGATTGGAAGTCGGTCAGAAAGTGGAATCAGGTCAAGGCGTAAGTATCGACCTGGGTAACACCTTACCCCTTAAAGAGATCCCGCTGGGAACGATCATCCACAATATTGAGTTACGCCCGGGACAGGGTGGTATCATGGCACGTAGTGCCGGCACATTTGCTCAATTGGCTGCTCGTGAAGGAAAATACGCGGTATTAAGATTGCCCTCTGGCGAGTCCAGAATGGTGCTGACTACTTGCCGTGCTACTATTGGTGCGGTAGGCAACTCGGACCATGCGCTCGAAAGATCCGGAAAAGCGGGTCGTTCACGTTGGTTAGGCCGTCGTCCTCGCGTTCGTGGTGTGGCGATGAACCCTGTTGATCACCCAATGGGTGGTGGCGAAGGAAGAGCCTCAGGTGGGCATCCAAGATCACGTAACGGTGTACTGGCAAAAGGCTACAAAACTCGACACAAGAAGAAAGCCTCGAGCATGTACATTATTGAAAAGCGTAAAAAATAA
- the rplD gene encoding 50S ribosomal protein L4, giving the protein MELKVLSIKGEETGKTVELSDAVFGIEPNDHAIYLDVKQFLANQRQGTHKSKERAEIAGSTRKIKKQKGTGTARAGSIKSPIFRGGGRIFGPRPRNYGFKLNKKLKELARKSALSYKAKTGSILVVEDFNLEAPKTSAFEQIRKSLKIDGKRSLLVLNQADKNVYLASRNIPKTEVVTLAELNTYGIMKAGALVLVESSVEGLGNF; this is encoded by the coding sequence ATGGAACTAAAAGTATTAAGCATAAAAGGAGAAGAGACCGGTAAAACTGTTGAGCTTTCGGATGCAGTTTTCGGTATTGAACCCAACGATCATGCTATTTATCTTGATGTAAAACAGTTCCTTGCAAATCAACGTCAGGGAACTCACAAATCAAAGGAAAGAGCCGAGATCGCGGGTAGTACACGCAAGATCAAAAAGCAAAAAGGTACCGGTACAGCTCGTGCGGGTAGCATTAAATCACCAATATTCAGAGGTGGTGGTCGTATTTTTGGTCCTCGTCCGCGTAACTATGGATTTAAATTGAACAAAAAGCTGAAAGAACTTGCCCGTAAGTCTGCTTTATCTTATAAAGCAAAAACAGGCAGTATCCTTGTTGTGGAGGACTTTAATCTGGAAGCCCCAAAAACAAGCGCGTTCGAGCAAATCCGTAAAAGTCTGAAGATAGACGGGAAACGTTCTCTGCTGGTATTGAACCAAGCCGATAAAAACGTTTACCTGGCCTCTCGAAATATTCCTAAAACGGAAGTAGTAACATTAGCTGAATTGAACACCTACGGTATTATGAAAGCCGGAGCACTGGTTCTTGTCGAAAGTTCAGTTGAAGGATTAGGTAATTTTTAA